A region of Nostoc sp. 'Peltigera membranacea cyanobiont' N6 DNA encodes the following proteins:
- a CDS encoding HIT family protein → MKQQKNQFSHLTAIERSYLSFPAQFLLNQNLLQGKILDFGCGFGNDVKILHQKGCDITGYDPYYFPEYPDNKFDTIICFYVLNVLFTEEQTNVLMEVSHLLKPGGKAYYAVRRDLKKEGFREHYVHKKPTYQCIVKLPFTSVCLDEYRELYEYIHYNHQRNSSNYCIFCNPHKNLKLVTESATAYAIFDGYPISKGHVLVIPKRHVSSYFELPMKEQSACWFMVNKVQEILKAEFEPDGFNIGMNINRAAGQNIMHASIHIIPRYKGDTVSNKSGIRNVIPKKQ, encoded by the coding sequence ATGAAACAGCAAAAAAATCAGTTCAGCCATCTTACTGCGATCGAAAGAAGTTATCTATCATTTCCTGCACAGTTTTTATTGAATCAAAATCTTCTCCAAGGTAAGATACTAGACTTTGGTTGTGGCTTTGGTAATGATGTTAAAATCTTACACCAAAAAGGTTGTGATATTACAGGCTATGACCCTTATTATTTTCCAGAATATCCTGATAATAAATTCGATACAATAATTTGCTTTTATGTTTTAAATGTTTTGTTTACCGAAGAACAAACTAATGTTCTTATGGAAGTATCACACTTATTAAAACCAGGGGGCAAAGCTTATTATGCTGTAAGAAGGGATCTCAAAAAAGAAGGGTTTCGAGAACATTATGTCCATAAAAAACCTACCTATCAGTGTATTGTAAAACTTCCCTTTACTTCAGTCTGCTTAGATGAGTATCGAGAATTATATGAATATATTCACTATAATCATCAGCGAAATTCATCTAATTATTGTATATTCTGTAATCCTCATAAAAATCTCAAACTAGTAACTGAATCAGCAACTGCTTATGCTATTTTTGATGGCTATCCTATAAGTAAAGGACACGTTTTAGTTATCCCTAAACGTCATGTTAGCAGTTATTTTGAACTACCGATGAAAGAGCAATCTGCTTGCTGGTTTATGGTGAATAAAGTACAAGAAATTCTGAAAGCAGAATTTGAACCTGATGGCTTTAATATAGGAATGAATATCAATCGAGCCGCCGGTCAAAATATTATGCACGCCAGTATTCATATTATCCCTCGCTACAAAGGTGATACTGTCTCTAATAAAAGTGGAATCAGGAACGTTATTCCTAAAAAACAATAG